One bacterium DNA segment encodes these proteins:
- a CDS encoding aminoacyl-histidine dipeptidase, which produces MSVIANLEPRLLWQHFDEIRKIPHGSGNEKAIGQYVVSVAQRLGLKYLREKSGNVIIYKPAASGHEKAQTLILQGHLDMVCEKHSSKTFDFLRDPIELEIDSEWLMAKGTTLGADNGVGVAAILAVLEDKTLLHGPLEAVFTVDEERGLQGARTLSTKALKGRTLLNLDSEELGVFSIGCAGGADSLITLPITRKRAKGAALVEIHLSGLRGGHSGIDIHEGRGNAIKILNRLLWQMQKKVPFELVFLNGGDKHNAIPREVVAQVVMPKSKVAAAEKWLAAALKDLIIEFKPVEHSIKLTMKVIDKKLQPVLSGASQEKLLGLLFALPHGPLAMSRSIKDLVETSNNVAAIKCEKSRVVIVCSSRSSNMAALRATRNKLAAIAKLAGAKIQQPEGYPGWMPNLESPVLKVTMDTFRAITGKNAHFQAIHAGLECGIIGEKFPGMDMISLGPTLQHPHSPEERVHIGSVAIFYKHLLKILETLS; this is translated from the coding sequence ATGTCTGTGATAGCGAATTTGGAACCCAGGCTGCTCTGGCAGCATTTTGATGAGATTCGAAAGATCCCGCACGGATCGGGGAATGAAAAGGCAATCGGCCAATATGTGGTTTCCGTCGCACAGCGGCTCGGCTTGAAATATCTTCGCGAAAAAAGCGGTAACGTTATTATTTACAAACCTGCAGCAAGCGGACATGAGAAGGCGCAGACTTTGATCCTTCAAGGCCACTTGGATATGGTGTGTGAAAAACACTCCAGCAAAACATTCGATTTTTTACGGGATCCGATCGAGCTGGAGATTGACAGCGAGTGGTTGATGGCTAAAGGCACCACCCTGGGCGCTGACAACGGAGTTGGGGTTGCGGCCATACTCGCTGTTTTAGAGGACAAGACCCTGCTGCATGGGCCGCTGGAGGCGGTCTTCACCGTGGATGAAGAGCGTGGCCTGCAGGGTGCACGAACCCTCTCTACCAAAGCCTTGAAGGGGCGCACACTGCTGAATCTGGACAGCGAGGAATTAGGCGTTTTTTCCATCGGTTGCGCCGGCGGTGCGGATTCGCTGATCACGCTGCCTATCACCCGCAAACGAGCCAAAGGCGCCGCACTGGTTGAAATCCATCTGAGTGGACTGCGGGGCGGCCATTCCGGCATTGATATCCATGAGGGACGCGGCAATGCGATTAAAATTCTAAATCGCCTGTTGTGGCAGATGCAGAAAAAGGTCCCCTTTGAATTGGTATTTCTCAATGGCGGCGACAAACACAACGCCATTCCGCGGGAAGTGGTCGCCCAAGTAGTGATGCCGAAATCCAAGGTGGCGGCAGCGGAAAAATGGCTGGCAGCCGCCCTGAAGGACCTTATCATCGAGTTCAAGCCGGTTGAGCACAGCATCAAGCTGACCATGAAAGTGATCGATAAAAAGCTGCAGCCGGTGTTGAGCGGCGCGAGCCAGGAAAAGCTGTTGGGATTGCTCTTCGCCCTCCCGCACGGACCGCTGGCCATGAGCCGTTCCATCAAGGATCTGGTGGAAACTTCCAACAACGTGGCTGCCATCAAATGTGAAAAGAGCCGGGTGGTGATCGTCTGCAGCAGTCGCAGCTCCAATATGGCCGCCCTGCGGGCGACGCGCAACAAACTGGCGGCGATCGCCAAACTCGCCGGCGCTAAAATTCAGCAGCCTGAGGGATATCCGGGCTGGATGCCCAATCTGGAATCACCGGTGCTCAAGGTGACCATGGATACCTTTCGCGCGATCACCGGCAAGAACGCCCATTTTCAGGCCATTCACGCCGGTCTGGAGTGCGGCATCATCGGTGAAAAATTTCCCGGCATGGACATGATCTCGCTCGGGCCCACTCTGCAACATCCTCATTCCCCGGAGGAACGGGTGCACATCGGCTCGGTGGCAATCTTTTATAAGCACCTGCTGAAAATATTGGAAACGCTCTCCTGA